A single window of Uloborus diversus isolate 005 chromosome 5, Udiv.v.3.1, whole genome shotgun sequence DNA harbors:
- the LOC129221992 gene encoding uncharacterized protein LOC129221992 isoform X2, whose translation MCHNFRARTSEGEYDMKFIAAAAVSSAIRLNKEDVDNQTKIDALYEVLNGRTTTELADNSLKTFEKHLIYLEIFLFKMLEGNTSHKVALEFLPLFLMSIRTYDYMEEKWSSICVQSAKLALEMYNCVECISFMPESLAAAAICISLDLVDPSEDNLALCQTLCPFLDMKMLNDITECICNPLKNSIQMN comes from the exons TTTATAGCTGCAGCTGCTGTGAGCTCAGCGATAAGACTGAATAAAGAAGATGTTGATAATCAGACTAAAATAGATGCACTTTATGA AGTATTAAATGGAAGGACAACTACTGAACTTGCAGACaactcattaaaaacatttgaaaaacatttgatatacttagagatttttcttttcaagatgttgGAAGGAAATACAAGTCATAAAGTTGCTCTTGAG TTTCTGCCGCTATTTTTAATGAGCATAAGAACTTATGATTACATGGAAGAAAAATGGTCCTCCATTTGTGTTCAAAGTGCTAAACTAGCTTTAGAGATGTATAACTGTGTGGAATGTATATCTTTTATGCCAGAATCTCTAGCTGCAGCTGCTATTTGTATATCATTAGATCTGGTGGACCCTTCTGAAGATAATCTTGCTCTCTGCCAG acaCTTTGCCCATTTTTGGATATGAAAATGCTGAATGATATTACCGAGTGCATTTGTAATCCTTTAAAgaattcaattcaaatgaattGA